One part of the Pelodiscus sinensis isolate JC-2024 chromosome 16, ASM4963464v1, whole genome shotgun sequence genome encodes these proteins:
- the SNN gene encoding stannin, producing the protein MSIMDHSPTTGVVTVIVILIAIAALGALILGCWCYLRLQRISQSEDEESIVGEGETKEPFLLVQYSAKGPCVERKAKLTPNGAEVHS; encoded by the coding sequence ATGTCTATTATGGATCACAGCCCCACCACTGGAGTGGTGACTGTAATAGTCATTCTGATTGCTATAGCTGCTCTTGGTGCCTTGATATTGGGCTGCTGGTGTTACCTGCGTCTGCAACGGATCAGCCAGTCTGAAGACGAAGAGAGCATTGTGGGAGAAGGAGAAACCAAAGAGCCTTTCCTTTTGGTGCAGTATTCTGCTAAAGGACCATGTGTAGAGAGAAAAGCAAAGTTGACGCCTAATGGCGCAGAAGTTCATAGCTAA
- the TXNDC11 gene encoding thioredoxin domain-containing protein 11 isoform X3 produces MTFFTSALYSLKKDYLGTIRFGVITDKQIAKEISLTRSGSVYLHRHVNTSLIYPSEVMNYTAENICKWALENRETLIRWLRPHGGKSLLLNNELKKGPAFFLFIPFNPLAESHPLLDEITKVALEYNNCNKSQAAEPVPQHLRDLNPPAIESIVAHAHTQLADAYSITKYPCCNTVLLPQWHSISRTHNVCELCVNQTLGVKPSKVNVPQCNFLEIEAALDSFYLKERTFFQFVSNTIECSNFLSFYSPFSYYSACCRKVNRGLINLISSEKTILQTPNVAFSSHGKEDKDDTQHSIPHIEERNCFTPDLHVNGTNITGLSCRTNKTLNLYLLDSNLFWMYAERLGASRSNHLKEFATIVDLKEETHYILDQNQTLTKSTIENFIQNFSILYSPLKRHLVGDSSVHFHAQHVITEVTTNTFHDVVFLNEKDVLLLYYAQWCGFCASLNHIFIQLARLLPPNNFTVARIDVTRNDLPWEFMTDRLPTILFFPYKRKDKSVKFPEDFSVTLPNLLKFILHYSRLPSAALDSEPCTKECPQRERKLQEEHISHLKSEIQKLRSEVSALHQAQDQLKAQLSEARREEHKLQQQKLTLEKQHSILQLHSEQLQALYEQKNRELEEMAEKLQELADASENLLTENALLKVLVASIKGKLENKDETKKSIQSDEILPNHNTGPVLTAIDGLHERERLDISNIDSTVTEHKENRTE; encoded by the exons ATTACCTTGGGACAATACGCTTCGGAGTGATCACGGATAAACAAATTGCAAAGGAAATTTCGTTGACGCGCTCGGGAAGTGTATACCTTCATAGACACGTCAATACTTCACTT ATTTATCCAAGTGAAGTCATGAACTACACAGCTGAGAATATTTGCAAGTGGGCTTTAGAAAATCGAGAGACACTTATACGTTGGTTGAGACCACATGGAGGAAAAAGCCTTCTACTAAACAATGAACTGAAGAAGGGAccagcatttttcttatttataCCCTTCAATCCCTTAGCAGAAAGTCACCCTCTTTTAGATGAA ATTACCAAAGTGGCCTTGGAATACAACAACTGTAATAAAAGCCAAGCAGCTGAACCTGTTCCTCAGCACCTGAGAGATTTAAATCCACCAGCTATTGAGTCCATTGTAGCCCATGCCCATACACAACTGGCAGACGCATACTCCATAACAAAGTATCCATGCTGCAACACGGTGCTGCTCCCTCAGTGGCACTCCATCTCTAGGACTCACAATGTCTGTGAGCTTTGTGTAAACCAGACCCTTGGAGTCAAACCAAGTAAAGTTAATGTACCGCAGTGTAACTTTTTAGAGATAGAAGCAGCTTTGGACTCTTTCTACCTCAAGGAACGTACTTTTTTCCAATTTGTATCAAATACCATAGAATGCAGCAATTTCCTAAGTTTCTATAGTCCTTTTAGCTACTATTCTGCATGTTGCAGGAAAGTAAATAGGGGTCTGATAAATTTAATTAGTTCTGAAAAGACCATACTTCAGACCCCTAATGTAGCATTTTCTTCCCATGGGAAAGAAGATAAGGATGATACTCAACATTCTATTCCTCACATTGAGGAGAGGAATTGTTTTACTCCTGACCTTCATGTTAATGGTACTAACATTACTGGCTTGAGCTGCAGGACCAACAAGACCTTGAATCTCTATCTACTGGATTCAAATCTGTTTTGGATGTATGCAGAGAGGCTAGGAGCATCAAGATCTAATCATTTGAAAGAATTTGCTACTATCGTTGACCTGAAGGAAGAGACCCACTATATCCTGGATCAGAATCAAACACTTACAAAATCTACGATAG AGAACTTCATTCAAAACTTCAGCATTCTCTACAGTCCCTTGAAAAGGCATCTTGTTGGTGACTCCTCAGTCCATTTTCATGCCCAGCACGTAATCACTGAAGTGACTACTAATACCTTTCATGATGTGGTGTTTTTGAATGAAAAG GATGTCTTGCTGCTCTATTATGCACAATGGTGTGGATTCTGTGCTTCTCTTAATCACATCTTTATCCAGCTAGCTCGACTTCTGCCTCCAAACAACTTCACTGTGGCAag aatTGATGTCACTCGAAATGACCTTCCTTGGGAATTTATGACAGATCGTCTCCCTACCATTTTGTTTTTTCCTTAtaaaag GAAGGACAAAAGTGTGAAGTTTCCTGAAGATTTTTCAGTTACTCTTCCTAATCTGCTTAAGTTCATTTTGCATTACTCACGTTTACCATCAGCTGCACTTGACTCAGAACCCTGCACTAAAGAAtgtccacagagagagagaaaattacaAGAAGAGCATATCTCCCACTTAAAGAGTGAGATTCAGAAATTGAGATCAGAAGTCAGTGCACTACATCAGGCTCAAGATCAGCTGAAAGCCCAACTTTCTGAAGCCAGAAGAGAAGAACATAAACTACAGCAGCAGAAGCTTACACTGGAAAAGCAACACAGTATCCTTCAGCTCCACAGTGAACAGTTACAGGCACTGTATGAACAGAAGAACAGAGAATTAGAAGAAATGGCTGAAAAGCTTCAAGAATTAGCAGATGCATCAGAAAATCTCCTTACGGAGAATGCTTTACTAAAAGTCCTGGTAGCATCAATAAAGGGGAAGCTAGAGAACAAAGATGAAACTAAGAAATCCATTCAGTCAGATGAGATTCTTCCCAACCACAATACTGGTCCTGTTCTAACTGCTATAGACGGATTACATGAAAGAGAAAGGCTTGATATTTCCAACATTGATTCCACAGTGACTGAGCATAAAGAAAACAGGACAGAATAA